In the Brassica napus cultivar Da-Ae chromosome A7, Da-Ae, whole genome shotgun sequence genome, one interval contains:
- the LOC106394453 gene encoding auxilin-related protein 1-like — protein MDESWRKKMGLNLDPFFSIARKSMDARIDAEDFSDVFGGPPRSVLTRKFSGDFSRSDCFYDEIFLPPGIRSGGTLPSSKSHGRNLPAFRIPSGGEGFYDGVFGGEGSQKQSAVAKSKSRSKSSSVLTSEEVSPRYQPAAAGPGDEAGFSSFTSRLRPLNVPSRSHKRESKKQSFQAFPTSDDSFSGHANTPEKSDFYYKKPHFGGSRRSSPETMSLDPFSFRRMDDFGPSSPASSPVSSFICESEGKQRMTEEEEEEEEEEMSSYVIEINSNRFDRGSGGGGGGGNSDSNDMDEAIAWAKERSQRPEAKPTEQDLIDSRRSEEEEAKSEEEMEMEIKDEEIRIWLTGKETNIRLLLSTLHHVLWSNSNWHAIPLANLRDGSQVKKAYQKARLCLHPDKLQQRGGTSPLQKSVASRVFSILQEAWAVYVTNEGLSS, from the exons ATGGACGAATCGTGGCGCAAGAAGATGGGTTTAAACCTTGATCCTTTCTTCTCCATTGCTCGCAAATCCATGGACGCTCGCATCGACGCTGAAGACTTCTCCGATGTCTTCGGCGGTCCGCCACGCAGCGTCCTCACTCGCAAAttctccggcgacttttcccgTTCCGACTGTTTCTACGACGAGATTTTCCTTCCCCCGGGGATTCGCTCCGGCGGTACTCTCCCGTCCTCTAAATCTCACGGCAGAAACTTGCCGGCGTTTAGGATCCCGTCCGGCGGAGAGGGGTTTTACGACGGCGTGTTCGGCGGAGAGGGATCCCAGAAGCAGAGCGCGGTTGCGAAATCTAAATCTAGGTCGAAATCCTCGTCGGTGCTCACTTCCGAGGAGGTTAGTCCTCGTTATCAGCCGGCGGCGGCGGGTCCCGGCGATGAAGCCGGGTTTTCTTCTTTTACCTCTAGACTCAG acCGTTAAACGTCCCGTCGAGAAGTCATAAGCGGGAATCAAAGAAACAGAGTTTCCAAGCGTTTCCAACATCCGACGACTCATTTTCCGGCCATGCGAACACACCGGAAAAATCcgatttttattacaaaaaaccaCACTTCGGCGGATCAAGAAGATCCTCGCCGGAGACGATGAGCTTGGATCCATTTTCCTTCAGGAGAATGGATGATTTTGGACCGAGCTCTCCTGCGTCTTCCCCTGTTTCTTCTTTCATCTGCGAAAGTGAGGGGAAACAAAGAATGAccgaagaggaggaagaagaggaagaagaagagatgagctCTTACGTGATCGAAATAAACTCAAATCGGTTTGATCGAGgaagtggaggaggaggaggaggaggaaactCGGATTCAAACGACATGGATGAAGCAATAGCTTGGGCTAAAGAGAGGTCTCAACGACCAGAAGCAAAGCCAACAGAACAAGATTTGATTGATTCTAGAAgaagcgaagaagaagaagccaaatcAGAAGAAGAG ATGGAGATGGAGATTAAAGATGAAGAAATAAGAATCTGGTTAACCGGAAAAGAGACCAACATTAGACTACTACTCTCAACTTTACATCAC GTTCTATGGTCAAATAGCAATTGGCATGCGATTCCTTTGGCAAATCTTCGAGATGGGTCACAAGTGAAGAAAGCTTACCAAAAAGCTCGGCTTTGTTTACATCCTGATAAACTTCAACAGAGAGGAGGAACTTCACCTCTTCAGAAGTCTGTCGCCAGCAGAGTATTCTCCATTCTACAG GAAGCTTGGGCTGTGTATGTAACAAATGAAGGACTCTCAAGCTAA